Part of the Janibacter alkaliphilus genome is shown below.
CGCCGCCGACGCCGGTGGCCATGGCGGCCGCCAGGATCGCGGCGCGGGTGCGGGTGAGCTTCATCGGGTGTCCCCTTCGTCCGTGGTGGTGTGGCAGGACGAAGCATCTACCCCCGAGGGGCAGGAGGGGAAGGGGGAGAACTCCCCTCCGCTCCCGCAGCGCCCGCCCCGCTGCCGGCGACGCTCAGCCGGCCGGGTGGCGAACCTGCTCGAGCACCGCGCTGCCGTAGGCGAGGTCGGACCAGTGCCCGCGGTAGCTGAGCACGGCCGCGGTCCCCGCGGCGAAGCCCCGGGTGAGCGCGTCGTGCGCCTCGTCGTCGCCCTCGCCGTCGGCGAGCATGCTCACCGCTGCCGGGACGCCCGGGGCGTGCCCGACGACGAGCACGACGCTGGCGTCCGGGGTGGCCTCCCGGGCGACGGCGAGCACGTCGTCGCTGTCGCCGTTGTAGAGCCGGTGCTCGATCTGGACCTCGGCCTCCGGGCAGCCGGCCGCGCCGACCTCCTCCATCGTCTCCCGGGTGCGCTGCGCCGGGGAGCAGAGCACCTCGTCGCAGCCGTAGCCGTGCTCGCGCAGCCAGCGCCCGAGCTCCTGGGCGTCGGCGCGGCCCTGCTCCGAGAGCGGCCGGGAGTGATCGTCCCCGGACGGGCC
Proteins encoded:
- a CDS encoding SixA phosphatase family protein; translated protein: MTTSSEDRILVLVRHASALGSGPSGDDHSRPLSEQGRADAQELGRWLREHGYGCDEVLCSPAQRTRETMEEVGAAGCPEAEVQIEHRLYNGDSDDVLAVAREATPDASVVLVVGHAPGVPAAVSMLADGEGDDEAHDALTRGFAAGTAAVLSYRGHWSDLAYGSAVLEQVRHPAG